From the genome of Sphingobacterium kitahiroshimense, one region includes:
- a CDS encoding RagB/SusD family nutrient uptake outer membrane protein, with protein MKKLYTCLALFVCLGFGGCKHDNWLDRDSKTLITDDQLWNDPKLLTSLMANYYNRLPTLHGVFNSGGMTELDDAMWSGHRDQNGRNDFQFGDDYGRYWDYGLIRDINLSLENIETLGLQLTETTKKQYIAEMRFVRALVYFEMVKRMGGVPIVTKQMIYDFSGDPTPLQLPRAKEHEVYDFIYQEMEAIKEDLGNNATSKTRANKYTVLAVQSRAMLYAASLAKYNGLMAEPVVTAGNEVGIPAAMASDYYRKSLAASKELMSGPFTLFKENPDKGVNFYEMLNKKTGSEVIFAKDFAVGLKVHRFAHENIVKSLTEDNEATSGISPSLSLVESFDYLDGRKGTLQDRDANGNYIAYAHIDDIFKNKDARLYGTVIYPGSSFRNTAVSIQAGVATWQNGAYQLVTAPELGKQLGDELGTANAGGLWTGFDGPKDDAQDVSNTGFYIRKFVSDAPAASARGTSAANWWPWFRLGEIYLNAAEASFELGQVGEATQYINTLRERAGFPANSISTLTMEIIRNERRVELAFEDHRFFDLKRWRLAHIIWNGAENDPNAVVRGLYGYRVVRLGHADHGKFIYARVKPSRFRRARFFRLANYYSAIEQKVLDNNPKIVRNPLH; from the coding sequence ATGAAAAAATTATATACTTGTTTAGCGCTGTTTGTCTGCCTTGGATTTGGAGGTTGTAAACACGACAATTGGTTAGATCGAGATTCAAAAACATTAATTACTGACGATCAACTTTGGAATGATCCAAAATTGCTGACTTCGTTGATGGCAAACTATTATAACCGTTTACCGACGTTACATGGTGTTTTCAACAGCGGAGGAATGACTGAGCTGGACGATGCCATGTGGTCTGGGCACCGTGATCAGAATGGACGCAATGATTTTCAATTTGGGGATGATTATGGACGCTATTGGGATTATGGATTGATTCGAGATATCAACCTTTCGCTAGAAAATATAGAAACTTTGGGTCTCCAACTAACGGAAACAACAAAAAAACAATATATAGCTGAAATGCGCTTTGTCCGCGCGCTTGTTTATTTTGAAATGGTAAAACGTATGGGTGGAGTTCCTATCGTGACAAAACAGATGATTTATGACTTCAGTGGTGATCCAACACCGCTTCAGTTGCCCCGAGCAAAGGAGCATGAGGTTTACGATTTTATTTACCAAGAGATGGAAGCGATTAAAGAAGATCTCGGAAATAATGCGACTAGTAAAACCAGAGCCAATAAATATACTGTTCTAGCTGTACAGAGTAGAGCCATGTTATATGCAGCATCCTTAGCCAAATATAATGGGCTGATGGCTGAACCTGTAGTAACAGCAGGCAATGAAGTCGGTATACCTGCGGCTATGGCCAGCGATTATTATCGTAAATCATTGGCCGCTTCTAAAGAACTTATGAGCGGTCCTTTTACCTTGTTTAAAGAGAACCCTGACAAAGGCGTTAATTTTTACGAAATGTTAAACAAAAAGACTGGATCTGAAGTGATTTTTGCAAAGGATTTTGCTGTGGGTCTTAAAGTTCATCGATTTGCGCATGAAAATATTGTCAAAAGTTTAACGGAGGATAATGAAGCCACCTCTGGAATCTCGCCTTCGCTTAGCTTAGTGGAAAGTTTCGATTATTTAGATGGTCGAAAAGGAACATTACAGGATCGTGATGCGAATGGAAACTATATTGCTTATGCACATATTGATGATATTTTCAAAAATAAGGATGCACGATTATATGGTACCGTCATTTACCCAGGAAGTTCCTTCCGAAATACAGCAGTTAGTATTCAAGCAGGAGTTGCTACTTGGCAAAATGGGGCGTACCAACTTGTCACCGCGCCAGAATTGGGGAAGCAATTGGGCGATGAACTTGGGACAGCAAATGCAGGTGGATTATGGACTGGTTTTGACGGCCCCAAAGATGATGCACAGGATGTGAGTAATACAGGATTTTACATCCGCAAATTTGTTAGTGATGCACCTGCTGCTAGTGCTAGAGGTACTTCGGCTGCAAATTGGTGGCCTTGGTTCCGTTTAGGTGAAATTTATTTAAACGCCGCGGAAGCAAGTTTTGAACTCGGTCAGGTTGGCGAGGCCACGCAATATATCAATACCTTACGTGAACGTGCTGGATTTCCAGCAAACAGCATCAGCACATTGACGATGGAGATCATCCGTAATGAGCGTCGGGTAGAATTGGCTTTTGAAGATCACCGGTTTTTTGATTTAAAAAGATGGCGTTTGGCGCATATCATTTGGAATGGCGCTGAAAATGATCCTAATGCTGTGGTACGGGGCTTATATGGATACCGTGTAGTGCGTCTAGGCCATGCAGATCATGGGAAGTTTATCTATGCACGTGTCAAACCTAGTCGTTTCCGTAGAGCACGATTCTTTCGTTTAGCAAATTATTATTCTGCTATTGAGCAAAAGGTATTGGACAATAATCCAAAAATTGTTAGAAATCCGTTGCATTAA
- a CDS encoding SusC/RagA family TonB-linked outer membrane protein, translating to MKNLKILYLYVFMSLISIMTYAQTKITGQVINKDKEPIVGASVLVEGMPNLITSTDNTGRFQLHDGKGYLVITYVGYKTQRIAIGNQTNFSVVLETSDQSLDEVVVVGYGTQSKRNISGAVSNIKSDDIVRTSSTTAAGALAGKVQGISVRGKDARPGRGAAIEIRNMGNPLYVIDGISYDGQTGTDWVGTQNGSGADMFNALNLEDIESISILKDAAAAIYGFRAAGGVVLITTKKGNKGGTAKVNINGYQGWQNLTRFPELANAAQYTRGLVEAAQNENKDPNAVYTPQELEKWQMGTEPGYKSYDYYDMIIRKNIPQRYINANMTGGSDKSNYFLSVGHLTQDAMIKDFNYKRTNLQANMEATVLEGLTIGTQISGRHEGTQDVGLPGGDGYFSSILAMFKNRPTVAPYANDNPKYPNHTNDFAYNPAVFDRDIAGYKDNKYLAGNVNLFASYKTKFGLSAKGTVSYNYTNNKFDGFQYTYDVYRFENDEYKATGGTRSGWRYDTNLDIVSRSAQFLIDYNKNIGHHALSGTLGYERSDWVRTIRSLGANPTNNYIPIMRLAEVNDLGDDWSYEARAGYIGRLNYNYKGKYLVELLGRYDGSYLYYKDRRWGFFPGASVAWRVSDENFFEPLKSVVTDFKIRASAGQTGLENGVNMHGYLAGYNWSQGDAILDGNYVTGVQPRGVPIRNLSWVKNTTYNIGLDAGLFGNKLTLTADAFQIIRTGFPGKRYDVLLPDEIGYALPNENLGKNGYYGAEGMITYTDKIGELNYVVSGNVTYSRFKNIESYKPRFSNSWNEYRNSNEDRWGGVWWGYQVVGRFQSEEEIRNHPINNDGSNNRNQLPGDFIYKDVNGDGVINNLDERPIGYQTGWAPIISFGGRIGLNWKGIDLNADFSGGAMQSWFQDYELRNAFHGGGNLPAYLLEDRWHRTDPYDANSEWVSGYYPALRNGNSGPNHRNSDFWLTNVRYLRIRNLELGYNFSNDLIKKIKAEKIRVYVNGSNLFSFDNVKKFQIDPEIEAAAAVVYPQQRVFMVGFNLTF from the coding sequence ATGAAAAACTTAAAGATTCTTTACTTATATGTTTTTATGAGTTTAATATCCATAATGACATATGCACAAACTAAAATTACGGGGCAGGTAATTAACAAGGACAAGGAGCCGATTGTAGGAGCCAGTGTGCTTGTTGAAGGAATGCCCAATTTAATAACCAGTACAGACAATACTGGTCGATTTCAACTGCATGATGGAAAAGGCTATTTAGTGATCACTTATGTCGGATACAAAACACAACGTATTGCGATTGGCAACCAGACTAACTTTTCGGTTGTGTTGGAAACGAGTGATCAATCTTTGGACGAAGTTGTGGTCGTGGGTTACGGTACGCAATCCAAACGGAATATCTCTGGCGCTGTCAGTAATATCAAGTCAGATGATATTGTACGTACTTCTTCTACGACAGCTGCAGGAGCTTTGGCAGGCAAAGTACAAGGTATCTCCGTCCGTGGAAAAGACGCTCGTCCTGGGAGAGGAGCAGCAATTGAGATTCGTAATATGGGAAATCCGCTTTATGTGATCGATGGTATTTCCTATGACGGTCAAACAGGAACGGATTGGGTTGGAACACAAAACGGTTCTGGAGCAGATATGTTCAATGCCTTAAATTTGGAAGATATCGAAAGTATATCGATCTTGAAGGATGCTGCTGCTGCAATTTATGGATTTAGAGCAGCGGGTGGTGTTGTTTTAATCACGACAAAAAAAGGAAATAAGGGCGGAACTGCAAAAGTAAATATCAATGGCTATCAAGGCTGGCAAAATCTAACTCGTTTTCCTGAATTAGCCAATGCAGCGCAATATACCCGAGGTCTTGTGGAGGCGGCTCAAAATGAAAACAAAGATCCAAATGCGGTATATACACCCCAAGAACTTGAAAAATGGCAAATGGGGACAGAGCCAGGCTACAAAAGTTACGATTATTACGATATGATTATTCGTAAGAATATACCACAGCGCTACATTAATGCGAATATGACAGGAGGGAGTGATAAGTCTAATTATTTTCTTTCAGTTGGACACCTGACACAGGATGCGATGATCAAAGACTTTAATTACAAGCGCACCAATTTGCAAGCCAATATGGAAGCGACTGTTTTGGAAGGGTTGACAATAGGTACACAGATTTCAGGAAGGCATGAAGGAACACAAGATGTGGGTCTGCCAGGAGGAGATGGCTATTTTTCATCTATTTTGGCGATGTTCAAAAACAGGCCTACTGTAGCACCTTACGCTAATGATAACCCTAAATATCCGAATCATACTAACGACTTTGCTTATAATCCAGCAGTTTTTGATCGTGATATTGCGGGCTACAAGGACAATAAATATTTGGCAGGTAATGTAAACCTATTTGCCTCCTATAAAACAAAATTTGGTCTTTCTGCTAAAGGAACTGTGTCGTACAACTATACCAATAATAAATTTGATGGTTTCCAGTATACTTATGATGTGTATCGCTTTGAAAACGATGAATATAAAGCTACAGGAGGCACACGTTCTGGATGGCGTTATGATACCAATCTGGATATTGTTTCGCGCTCGGCGCAATTCCTAATTGATTACAATAAAAATATCGGTCATCATGCCCTTTCAGGTACATTAGGATATGAACGTTCGGATTGGGTACGTACGATCCGCTCATTAGGAGCAAATCCAACGAACAATTACATCCCGATAATGCGACTCGCTGAAGTTAATGACCTTGGAGATGATTGGTCTTATGAAGCTCGTGCAGGTTACATAGGTCGATTAAACTATAATTACAAGGGTAAGTATTTAGTTGAGTTATTAGGTCGATACGATGGTTCATACTTATATTATAAGGATCGCCGTTGGGGATTTTTTCCGGGAGCATCTGTCGCATGGCGAGTATCGGATGAAAACTTTTTTGAACCCTTGAAAAGTGTTGTCACAGACTTCAAAATTCGGGCATCTGCAGGACAAACAGGTTTGGAAAATGGCGTCAATATGCACGGCTATCTAGCAGGCTACAATTGGTCTCAAGGAGATGCGATTCTTGATGGTAATTATGTGACAGGTGTGCAACCACGTGGTGTTCCTATCAGAAATCTATCATGGGTGAAGAATACCACTTACAACATCGGGCTGGATGCAGGTTTATTTGGTAATAAATTGACGCTGACAGCTGATGCCTTCCAGATTATCCGTACTGGATTTCCGGGTAAACGTTATGATGTGTTATTACCTGATGAGATCGGATATGCGCTACCTAATGAGAATCTGGGTAAGAATGGATACTATGGAGCTGAAGGTATGATCACTTATACGGATAAAATCGGTGAATTGAATTATGTGGTGAGTGGAAATGTTACCTATTCTCGTTTTAAGAATATCGAATCTTATAAACCGCGCTTCAGCAACTCCTGGAACGAATACCGGAATTCAAACGAAGATCGTTGGGGAGGTGTATGGTGGGGCTACCAAGTTGTCGGCCGCTTCCAATCGGAAGAGGAGATTCGCAATCATCCAATTAACAATGATGGTTCAAATAACCGGAACCAACTGCCTGGAGATTTTATCTACAAGGATGTTAATGGTGATGGTGTGATTAATAATCTGGACGAACGTCCAATCGGTTATCAAACCGGGTGGGCTCCGATTATTTCATTTGGAGGACGAATAGGACTAAATTGGAAAGGTATTGATCTGAATGCTGATTTCTCCGGAGGAGCGATGCAATCATGGTTTCAAGATTACGAATTGCGCAATGCATTCCATGGTGGCGGAAATTTACCAGCATATCTCTTAGAAGATAGATGGCATCGTACTGATCCTTATGATGCAAATAGTGAATGGGTATCAGGATATTATCCTGCACTACGTAATGGTAATTCTGGACCTAATCATAGAAATAGTGATTTTTGGTTAACAAATGTTCGTTATTTAAGAATCAGAAATCTTGAGCTTGGCTATAATTTTTCTAATGATCTCATCAAAAAAATTAAAGCTGAGAAAATCCGAGTGTATGTCAATGGTTCTAATCTATTTTCCTTTGACAACGTGAAGAAATTTCAGATCGATCCAGAGATTGAAGCTGCGGCAGCAGTGGTATATCCGCAGCAGCGCGTATTTATGGTTGGGTTCAATTTAACATTTTAA
- a CDS encoding DUF3823 domain-containing protein, with protein MKKNILTLLTATLGFLAVGCEYDNFEAPKEFLSGKVVFEGKAVGVRNNGTELELWQDGYPLKSAIPVFINQAGEFSANLFRGKYKLVRKGNAPWLQQSTDTILVNVNGNTVLDVPVTPYFVIGNESFQVANNQIAATFTVKKTTESAKLDQVKLFLSKSILTDHVLSDQDINVDLPQVLFGTETRITRQLSDKFKGQAYIFVRIGVKSSSAGEYIYTPVQKIMLN; from the coding sequence ATGAAAAAGAATATTTTAACTCTACTAACCGCTACACTAGGTTTTTTGGCTGTTGGTTGTGAATATGATAATTTTGAAGCTCCTAAAGAATTTTTATCTGGCAAAGTGGTCTTTGAGGGCAAGGCGGTTGGTGTAAGAAATAACGGTACTGAACTGGAGCTATGGCAGGACGGTTATCCCTTAAAATCAGCTATCCCTGTATTTATTAATCAAGCAGGAGAATTTTCTGCAAATCTGTTTCGGGGCAAATATAAATTGGTTCGAAAAGGAAATGCGCCTTGGCTACAGCAATCGACTGATACAATTCTCGTAAACGTGAATGGAAATACGGTGCTTGATGTGCCGGTAACGCCTTATTTCGTCATTGGAAATGAAAGTTTTCAGGTTGCCAATAATCAAATAGCGGCAACCTTCACGGTTAAAAAAACGACCGAATCGGCTAAACTCGATCAAGTGAAACTTTTCTTGAGTAAATCTATTTTGACCGATCATGTTCTTTCTGATCAAGATATTAATGTTGATCTTCCACAAGTCTTATTCGGTACTGAAACGCGCATCACGAGACAATTGTCTGATAAATTCAAAGGGCAGGCATATATCTTTGTGCGTATCGGGGTGAAATCTTCATCTGCTGGAGAGTATATTTATACTCCGGTACAAAAGATCATGCTTAATTAA
- a CDS encoding glycoside hydrolase family 97 protein gives MKCLLIVTFLSLSSLLSFAQNVTVSGPDKRLVVNLSLENGHLYYDVQLDGKAMLEKSALGLKGRQVDLSSNLKLVDQQYNKIDEQYEEQKIKRRQVHYQANELICKLENGNKQALHVIFRVSNHDIAFRYHVPQVGEAANLYIEEELSSFKFPNVTTTFLTAQAPPMSGWMKTKPSYEEEYVADEQLGAPSKYGYGFSFPALFHVGDRGWVLVSETGVGALYCGSKLSEGTKDGQYKIAFPEIGENNGIGSANPAIALPGNTPWRTLTVGSTLKPIAETTIAFDVVEPMYKASKEYRFGRSTWSWLEWQDGSINFEDQKKFVDISATMGYEFVLVDNWWDSKIGRDKIEALIDYGKDKGVGICLWYNSNGFWNDAPQTPKNMMNTAVARKKEMAWMQSVGIKGLKVDFFGGDKQETMKLYEDILSDANDHGLSVIFHGCTLPRGWERMYPNFVGSEAVLASENLIFTQHANDTEAFNASLHPFIRNTVGSMDFGPVLLNKRHNRENNGGMIRKTTETFQLATAVLFQTPVQNFGITPNNLTEMPAHVIDFMKQVPTIWDETVLIDGYPGKYVVLARRNGDRWYIAGINAEKKVKELTLHLPMLSGEKWELHQDNKDRSPQHNVLPAPKGKQLKVTLQPDGGFIIVGQ, from the coding sequence ATGAAATGCTTACTTATTGTCACTTTTCTCAGCTTGAGCTCACTGTTGAGTTTTGCACAAAATGTGACTGTTTCTGGACCCGATAAACGATTAGTAGTCAATTTGTCTTTAGAAAATGGTCATCTCTACTATGATGTTCAGTTGGATGGAAAGGCAATGCTTGAAAAATCTGCACTTGGATTAAAAGGTCGTCAGGTTGATCTATCGAGCAATTTAAAACTGGTGGATCAGCAGTATAATAAAATTGATGAGCAGTATGAGGAACAGAAGATAAAACGTAGACAGGTACATTATCAGGCAAATGAGTTGATTTGCAAATTAGAAAATGGAAATAAACAAGCTTTACATGTCATATTTAGGGTAAGTAATCATGATATTGCTTTTCGTTATCACGTGCCACAGGTAGGTGAAGCAGCTAATTTATATATCGAAGAGGAATTGAGCTCTTTTAAATTCCCGAATGTAACAACAACTTTTCTAACTGCTCAAGCACCACCCATGTCTGGCTGGATGAAGACGAAGCCAAGTTATGAAGAGGAGTATGTGGCAGATGAGCAATTGGGTGCTCCTTCCAAGTATGGCTATGGTTTCAGCTTTCCGGCATTATTTCACGTCGGAGATCGCGGTTGGGTACTTGTTTCTGAAACAGGTGTAGGAGCACTGTACTGTGGATCTAAGTTGAGTGAAGGAACAAAAGATGGTCAATATAAGATTGCATTTCCGGAGATCGGAGAAAATAATGGCATAGGGAGCGCTAATCCTGCAATTGCATTACCAGGCAATACACCGTGGCGTACACTGACTGTCGGAAGTACGCTAAAACCTATTGCAGAAACCACCATCGCGTTTGATGTGGTTGAACCCATGTACAAAGCTTCAAAAGAGTATAGGTTTGGACGTTCAACTTGGAGCTGGCTGGAGTGGCAGGATGGCAGTATTAATTTTGAAGATCAGAAGAAATTTGTAGATATCTCTGCTACGATGGGTTATGAATTTGTTTTGGTCGATAATTGGTGGGATAGCAAAATCGGACGCGATAAAATTGAAGCCTTGATTGACTATGGAAAAGATAAAGGTGTCGGAATTTGTTTGTGGTACAATTCCAATGGTTTTTGGAATGATGCACCACAAACACCTAAAAATATGATGAATACAGCTGTCGCTCGAAAAAAGGAGATGGCTTGGATGCAAAGTGTTGGTATTAAGGGTCTAAAAGTTGATTTTTTTGGCGGTGACAAGCAGGAGACTATGAAGCTTTATGAAGATATTCTATCCGATGCGAATGATCATGGTTTATCCGTTATTTTCCACGGATGCACGTTACCACGAGGCTGGGAACGTATGTATCCTAATTTTGTGGGGAGTGAGGCTGTACTCGCTTCTGAAAATTTGATTTTCACACAACATGCTAATGATACCGAAGCTTTTAATGCGAGTTTACATCCGTTTATTCGCAATACTGTAGGCTCAATGGATTTCGGTCCCGTTCTTCTTAATAAAAGACATAATCGGGAGAACAATGGAGGAATGATACGGAAGACGACAGAGACATTTCAATTGGCTACTGCCGTGCTATTTCAGACCCCTGTACAAAATTTCGGAATCACACCCAACAATCTAACCGAGATGCCCGCACATGTTATTGATTTTATGAAACAGGTACCCACGATCTGGGATGAGACTGTTTTGATTGATGGCTATCCCGGCAAATATGTCGTTTTAGCGCGGAGGAATGGTGACCGTTGGTACATAGCCGGTATCAATGCAGAGAAAAAAGTAAAAGAATTAACTCTTCATTTACCAATGCTTTCGGGCGAAAAGTGGGAATTGCACCAAGATAATAAGGATCGGTCACCACAGCATAACGTGTTGCCTGCGCCAAAAGGTAAACAATTAAAGGTGACACTTCAGCCTGATGGTGGATTTATCATAGTAGGACAATAA
- a CDS encoding family 43 glycosylhydrolase, with protein MNKRKWQLASILITFFTVSMMGPAIGQEYKSGPTEKDFVGYLFAYFKGNAVADESVCFAVSTDGYTYRALNNNQPVLDSKLISTTGGVRDPHILRGEDGKSFYMVLTDMTSSKGWDSNRAMILLKSDDLIHWKHSVINIQDRFKGNESLKRVWAPQTIYDPAVGKYMVYWSMKHGDGPDIIYYAYANREFTDLETEPKVLFMPKNGKSCIDGDIINKNGLFYMFYKTEGHGNGIKLAITDSLTSSKWIEQPGYKQQTRDAVEGSSVFKLNQSDRYILMYDVYGKGKYQFCESVDLDRFKVIDHEVSMDFHPRHGSIIPLSRSEFKAVTERWGTPADIKLVTRKNPILDGFYADPDVLYSNKTKKYYIYPTSDGFDGWGGSYFKTFSSVDLKEWKDEGVILDLKKDVPWGPRNAWAPTIAEKKIKGDYKYYYYFTAAQKIGVAVADLPTGPFKDSGKPLIDFKPAGINKGQEIDPAVFNDPKSGKSYLYWGNGYLAVAELNKDMVSIKQNTTKTLKIDGTFREGVYVIYRNGTYYFLWSEDDTRSENYRVRYGTSSSPVGEIHLPENNIVLEKDPSKGIYGTGHNSVLQIPGTDEWYIVYHRFNYPDGIHMGDAAGYNREVCMDKLSFGADGTIKKVIPTH; from the coding sequence ATGAACAAAAGAAAATGGCAATTGGCCAGCATCTTAATCACTTTTTTTACAGTTAGTATGATGGGGCCAGCCATCGGACAGGAATATAAATCTGGTCCTACGGAAAAAGACTTTGTGGGCTATTTATTTGCTTATTTCAAAGGCAATGCAGTAGCTGATGAATCGGTTTGTTTTGCGGTTAGTACGGATGGCTATACTTATCGCGCCCTCAATAACAATCAACCTGTGCTGGACTCAAAGCTTATCAGTACAACTGGTGGAGTGCGCGATCCGCATATCTTAAGAGGGGAGGATGGTAAGTCTTTTTACATGGTATTGACGGATATGACCTCATCGAAAGGCTGGGATTCTAATCGTGCTATGATATTATTAAAATCGGACGACCTTATTCATTGGAAACATAGTGTAATTAACATCCAAGATCGGTTTAAAGGTAATGAAAGTTTGAAGCGCGTTTGGGCTCCACAGACGATCTATGATCCTGCTGTTGGTAAATATATGGTTTACTGGTCGATGAAGCATGGCGACGGTCCTGATATCATTTATTATGCTTATGCTAATCGTGAGTTTACCGATTTGGAAACAGAACCAAAGGTGTTGTTTATGCCTAAAAATGGTAAATCTTGTATCGATGGAGATATCATCAATAAAAACGGACTTTTCTATATGTTTTATAAAACAGAAGGGCATGGTAACGGTATTAAATTGGCTATAACAGATTCGCTTACTTCGAGCAAATGGATCGAACAACCGGGCTATAAACAACAGACTAGAGATGCTGTGGAAGGATCAAGTGTGTTTAAACTTAATCAGTCTGATCGTTATATTTTAATGTACGATGTATATGGGAAGGGCAAGTACCAGTTTTGTGAATCGGTTGATCTGGATCGCTTTAAAGTAATCGATCATGAGGTTAGTATGGATTTTCATCCGAGACATGGTTCAATCATTCCATTATCCAGAAGTGAATTTAAAGCCGTTACTGAGCGTTGGGGAACACCGGCAGACATCAAATTGGTAACTAGAAAAAATCCGATATTGGATGGTTTCTATGCCGATCCAGATGTGTTATATTCAAATAAAACAAAGAAATATTATATCTACCCAACTAGTGATGGATTTGACGGTTGGGGTGGTTCTTATTTTAAGACTTTTTCTTCCGTTGATCTCAAAGAATGGAAAGATGAGGGTGTTATTCTGGATTTGAAAAAAGATGTGCCTTGGGGCCCGCGCAATGCCTGGGCTCCAACGATAGCGGAGAAAAAAATAAAAGGGGATTATAAATATTACTATTATTTCACAGCAGCGCAAAAAATAGGCGTTGCTGTTGCTGATCTACCTACTGGACCTTTCAAAGATTCGGGAAAACCATTGATCGATTTTAAACCAGCAGGAATTAATAAGGGACAAGAAATAGATCCTGCTGTTTTTAATGATCCGAAATCGGGGAAAAGCTACTTGTATTGGGGCAATGGTTACCTCGCTGTTGCGGAACTGAATAAGGATATGGTATCCATCAAACAAAATACGACAAAGACATTAAAGATTGATGGTACATTTCGTGAGGGTGTCTATGTGATCTATAGAAATGGCACGTATTATTTTTTATGGTCTGAAGATGATACCCGCAGTGAAAACTATCGGGTACGTTATGGAACATCTTCTTCTCCTGTAGGAGAGATCCATCTTCCTGAAAACAATATTGTGCTTGAAAAGGATCCGTCTAAAGGAATTTATGGTACTGGCCACAACTCCGTACTTCAAATACCGGGTACTGATGAATGGTATATTGTATATCACCGATTTAATTACCCTGACGGTATACACATGGGAGATGCAGCAGGTTACAACCGTGAAGTATGCATGGATAAATTATCATTTGGAGCTGATGGAACCATTAAAAAGGTAATTCCTACACACTAG